Genomic segment of Vibrio celticus:
AAACCATAAAGTAGCTGCGCATCTTCACGTACAACAAAGTGCGTGTAGATGATTGCCTCTTCGCCCACATTTGGTAATTCATAAAAACAGCTCATTGGCATTTGAACTTCATAGCCAACGCCACTCACTTCGATTAGTAATTCTGGTGGCTGTTTTTCTATTAATGTACCGCGTAGACGTCCGATCACAATTCACTCTCTTGGTGGAATATAATTTGAGGGACAGAATATAAAAGAACTGGATGCTTATCCAGTTCTTTGTGTTTATTAGGATGATTTATTTAAGCTTGCTTAGCTTGGGAAACCACGCTGTTTAAGCTTTCGACCAGTTCTTTTACTGAGGTGACATGCCCGGTCAGTTCAGAACCATAATTAGCGACTAAACTTGACACGGATTTGGTTTCTGCAACGCTCTGCGCCACTTCTGAACTGGCGAGATCGAGTTCTTTCAATGAGCTCATCTGCATCGCCATAATATTGGTGAGCTGATTAACATCGGTCGAGATGGTTTGCACCTCAGAGATAATGCCGTTCATTTCATTGGCCGTAGTTTCAATGATGGCTCTGCCATGTTCCACTTCTTCTTTACTTCGGTCTAATAAGGTTCGAATTTCTATCGCGGAATGGCTGCTTTTCGCAGATAGCTCTCTCACTTGGTCTGCAACTACCGCAAAACCTCGTCCTTGCTCACCGGCACGAGCCGCTTCTATAGCTGCATTGAGTGCTAATAGGTTGGTTTGCTCGGCAACCGAGGTAATCAAGTCCGCGACTTTCATGATTTCTTGATTACTTTGAATGATCTGGCTGATTGCACTGGTTGAAGCTTCTAGTGATTCTGAGCTCTTTTGCGCTTTGGTTCCGACCGCTTCACTGCGCTCTTTCAGTTCGCCCACAAATGAATTGGATTCTTCGATGCCTTGAGTCATTTGATGCAGTTGTTGGCTCATCTGTTCTGCTGCACTCGCCTGAGATTCACAATTGATGTTCAACACCTCAACTTGAGCATGCAGATCTTGCGACTGCTGGTCTAAATGAACAGATACGCCCTGTAAGCTTTCAGAGTTTGAGTTAGCTTGGTCTAGGACAATAGAAAGTCGACCTTCACTTTGCGTCGCTTGGTTGGCAACGTGTTGGCTTTCTGAAATCGCATCCTCTGCCATTTCGATTGCCACCTCTTTTTGCTTAGCGGTAAAGGCTTGGGCAATGCAGATCACCACCAGCGGCATAATCACACCAGACCAAGTTTCTACCACTACCGCATCGGGGGTTAGCTCAAGTAGAGGAAATGCAAATCCATTGAGATGTGCTGAGGTCATTACTAGTGACACGCCGATAACCAGCCCACTCCAAACTAAGGCGACAATTCGAGTTCCTGATAAGAAAAAAGCGACCACTAACAACGGCACCCAATAAGCTTGAGTGGAAGCCACAACCCCACCACTTTGATAAATGATGTTCAACGCGTGTACCGCCATGCCGACAAAACCAAAGTTAAGTGCAAGGCTCGGCTTACTCGTCACACGAAGTAGCAGTGCAGAGATCAGTTCGAATACGATAAGAAATACAGATGTGGCGATCAGAAGTTGCTCTTCGTGCTTAGTCCACTTGATTAAGCTATAAACACCCACAAAGAATGCGATAAAAGTGAAGAGTAATAAGATATCGGCTTGTCTGACTTCGTTGTTACCCCACCCATTGCTTTTAGGTAGAAACAGCACGCGCCACAGCTTGATTGGGTTCATCAGTGATCATCCTTGATTAACTTGTAAGACCTCCGACCAATGTTAATAACATGTTAAATAATACACAATGTTATTATCTGGGTTCTGTTCGAAAGATCTCATTTCATCAAGGATTTAGGGGCGTATTGTTTTGATATGAGCCAAACGAGGCGTCAGGCTCATGTAATGGAAGCTTTTAGAAAGCAGAGGGATGGGATTAACGGTAGCGCCCTTTTCTCGCGCCTGTCGCTTTACCTGCCAGCGCAACCAAGGTTTTATTAGTATTGGCGTGAGTGATCGCTACGCCTAAAGCATCGGCAGCATCGGCCTGTGGTTTAGCGGGTAACTTAAGCATGCTCATCACCATGTTCTGAACCATCGACTTATCTGCACCACCATTGCCTGTCACCGCTTGTTTGATTAGACGAGCCGCATATTCATGAACGGGGAGATCAGCATTTACCGCTGCCACTATCGCACTGCCACGCGCTTGTCCCAGCTTAAGTGCAGAATCTGCATTCTTCGCCATAAAGACCTGCTCTATCGCAAACACATCTGGCTGAAACTGAGTGATGATTTCGCTCACACCGGCGTAGATTTGTTTAAGTCGGCCCGGCAGTTCTTTTTCGGAAGTGCGAATACAACCGCTACCTAAGTAATATAGATGGCGACCATTTTGACGAATCACGCCATAGCCGGTAATACGCGAGCCAGGGTCAATCCCTAAGATAATAGACATAACTTCAAATACTGATTATTTATACATGCTTTATGAGCTTAGTATATCGAACGCAAAAAAAAATGCCCGTCAAATTAACGGGCATTTTCTAATTTACTGGCTAGTCTGGCTAATTAATTAAGAGCTCTCTATCAACTAGGATCTCTTCATCAGCAAGAAAAGATAACAGGCTTACGCTTGCTCTTTTTTCTCTGCCAATTTAACTGCGATTGCTAGCTCTTCCAATGATGCTGGGTTCGCTAGGCTTGGCGCGTCTGTTAGTAGACATGCTGCAGCTGTTGTTTTCGGGAATGCGATAACGTCACGGATGTTCTCAGTACCACAAAGTAGCATTGCTAGACGGTCAAGACCGAATGCTAGACCTGCGTGCGGTGGCGTGCCGTACTTAAGCGCTTCAAGTAGGAAGCCGAACTTCTCTTGTTGCTCTTGTGCTTCGATACCTAGGATACCAAATACCGCTGTTTGCATTTCTGCGTTGTGGATACGTACAGAACCGCCGCCTACTTCGTAGCCGTTGATTACCATGTCGTATGCATCAGAATTTGCTGCTGCTGGGTTCGCTTTTAGCTCTTCCGCGTTCACACCTAGTGGTGATGTGAATGGGTGGTGCATTGCGTGTAGGTTACCTTCGCCGTCTTCTTCGAACATTGGGAAGTCAACAACCCACAGTGGAGCCCATGCAGATGTGTCTGTTAGCTCTAGATCAGTACCTAGTTTAAGACGAAGTGCGCCCATTGCTTCAGCAACGATGCCCGCTTTGTCTGCGCCGAACAGAATGATATCGCCAGATTCAGCTTGAGTACGATCTAGAATACCGTTGATTACGTCTTCGCTTAGGAATTTAGCAACTGGAGATTGAATACCTTCCATGCCTGCAGCACGGTCGTTAACCTTCATCCAAGCTAGGCCTTTCGCGCCGTAGATGTTTACGTGTTCAGCGTAGCCGTCGATTTGCTTACGAGTTAGCTTAGCACCACCTGGAACACGGATAACCGCTACGCGACCTTTTTCGTCGTTAGCTGGGCCAGAGAATACTTTGAACTCAACGTCTTTAACCAAGTCAGCAACGTCAACTAGCTCTAGTGGGTTACGTAGATCTGGCTTATCAGAACCGAAACGACGAATCGCTTCAGAGAAAGGCATTACTGGGAATTGACCCAGTTCAACATCTAGAAGTTCTTTCCACATATCGTGAACAAGCTTCTCAGTCACGTTACGTACTTCTTGAGAAGTCATGAAAGATGTTTCGATATCGATTTGAGTAAATTCAGGCTGACGGTCAGCACGTAAGTCTTCATCACGGAAACATTTAACGATTTGGTAGTAACGGTCAAAACCAGACATCATCAGCAGTTGCTTGAACAGCTGAGGAGATTGAGGAAGTGCGTAGAAGCTACCTTTGTGAACACGGCTTGGTACTAGGTAGTCACGAGCACCTTCTGGAGTCGCTTTTGTTAGTACTGGCGTTTCGATGTCTAGGAATAGGTTCTCATCTAGGAAACGACGAACGAAGCTAGAAGCACGTGCACGAAGCTTGATACGGTCGCTCATTTCTGGACGACGAAGATCGATGTAACGGTACTTAAGACGCTGCTCTTCAGAGTTCGTTTGGTTGAAGTCAAGTGGAAGCGCTTCTGAACGGTTGATGATCTCTAGACCCGTCGCGTAAAGTTCTACTTCACCAGTAGCCATGTCTTTATTTACTTGGCTGTCCGGACGAACTCGTACTTCACCAGTAAACTTGATACAGAATTCATTACGCAGTTGGTTAGCGATCGGGAAGATATCTTTCATATCTGGATCGACAACAACCTGAACGATGCCTTCACGATCACGCATATCAATAAAGATAAGACCGCCTAAATCACGGCGACGGTTTACCCAGCCGCACAATTCTACAGTTTGTCCCGCCAGGGACTTGTTCAGGTTACCACAGTAATGGGTACGCATAATGAATTTCCCAATCTCTTAATAATTTACTAATTTCCAAGCTGTAGGTGTCAAAATAACCCTACAGAGCAAAGGAACATTTATACGCGGAAACTCGCTTAAAATCGACCTTCCACATTCGAATTTATTGTGTTTTATCTGGCTTTGCTGCTTTTTAGCCCATCAAGTGCGCAAAGATTCATCAAAACCGAAAAAATTGCGATAATTATATCTCGAAAGTACCTTAATCAGCAAAACTCTCGTAAAGTAGATTTTCATTTCGATTAAAAGCAGTGATGTGATGACTAATGGTGCAAAAACGATGGACACTTTACCTCTAAGACTTGGATTAACTATGTGGTCTCATTCTGAGTGGCAAAGTCAGTTCTACGGTAAAGGCACCAAGCCTGCTGAACGCTTAGAAAAGTACACGCAAGTTTTTCATACCGTCGAGGGTAACACGACCTTTTACGCGACGCCGAGTATGTCTACCGTTCACAATTGGAAAGCCGCGAGTCACGATGATTTCAGGTTCACGTTTAAGCTACCCAAATTCATCACCCACCAGCAGCAACTCAGACACTGCCAAGCAGAGCTCAAAGAGTTCTTGATGACTATGTCGCCACTGCACGACCGCATTGGTCAATGGACGATTCAGCTGCCGCACAGTTTTGAGCCCAGCATGCTGCCTGCCCTACAAAAGTTTTGCACCTTATTCCCAAAAGATATGCAGCTTGGCGTCGAAGTTCGACACCTAGGTTTCTTTGATAAGGGCGATGCGGAAAAACGCTTCAACCAATGGCTGGTTGAGGAAGGCATCAATCGCATCATTATGGACAGCCGCCCCGTTTTCTCTGCGCCACCCACCACAGAAGCGGTGATCGATGCGCATCAGAAAAAACCGCGTGTTCCTGTTCATGCAATTGCGACCGCCAATAACCCGATGATTCGATTTATTGGGCACCCAGACCAAGAACCTAACATTGAGTTTTTTAAGCCTTGGTTTGCCAAAATCCCAAACTGGCTCAATGAAGGCAAACAACCCTATTTAATGATCCACACCCCAGACAATAACCACGCGCCCGAACTTGCGATTGCTATTTATAAGAGACTACAAAAGCAAGTGTCTGAAAATACATCATTATTACTTCCCGATCTGGCTCAGTTTCCGGCTCAAAAAGGCAATAACCAAATCTCGATGTTTTAACTCATCATCTATGAGTAGCTTCGAACCTTGAGCTAAATCTCAGTTTTCGTGACAGTGGCGCTTTTTTTACGTAAAATGCGTCCCCTTTTATTTGGTACGAATTTTGTGCCAATTACGCTGACTGTCGAGAGAAAATGCCATGAGCAACACAGACAATATCTTTTCCGCTCCTATTGATAAAATTGGAGACTTCACCTTTGATGCAAGGGTTGCTGAAGTATTTCCGGATATGATTCAACGTTCGGTGCCTGGCTATAGCAATATCATCTCTGCAATCGGCATGCTGGCTGAGCGCTTTGTAAAGCCACATTCAAATATTTATGACCTTGGCTGCTCGCTTGGTGCTGCAACACTTTCAATGCGTCGTCACATTCAGCAAGAAGGCTGCACGATTTTCGCGATCGATAATTCAGAAGCCATGGTTGAGCGCTGCAAATTGCACGTCAATGCTTACCGCAGTGACACGCCGGTAGAAGTGATTGAAGCCGACATCCGTGAAGTGGAAATCAAAGACGCTTCTGTTGTGGTGCTCAACTTTACGCTGCAATTTCTTTCTCCGGACGACCGATACGCTTTGCTTGAGAAAATTCATGCTGGCTTGCGCCCAGGCGGGATCTTAATCCTGTCTGAAAAATACGTATTCGAAGATGAAAGCTCAAATGAACTGCTTATCGACCTGCACCATGATTTCAAACGTGCTAACGGGTACAGCGAGCTAGAAGTAAGTCAGAAACGTAGCGCAATTGAAAACGTGATGCGCCCGGATTCGATCCCTGTTCACAGAGAGCGATTTGATAAGATTGGTTTCTCAAGCAGCGAAGTCTGGTTCCAATGTTTCAACTTTGGTTCAATGTTCGCGATAAAGTAAATATTTTCGATTACGTAACAGTCGCGACACCGTTAGCACGTACTAAAATGTCATCCTCAAGAGCGAGGAACAAACGAATTGGGGATCTCTTATCAAACACGATAAACGAGATTCTCTAGCATGTTTGTCCACACTCTTAATGGAGTGACAAATTTAATTTCTACACCACCAACTCAGTGAAAACCTATGTTTAATTTTGCCAATTTTTATCAACTTATTGCCCAAGATACTCGCCTTCAGCCGTGGCTAAATGTCCTGCCACAGCAACTGACCGATTGGCAAAATGCAGAGCACGGTGACTTTGACCGCTGGTTACGTGCACTAAACAAGATTCCACAAGGTGTGCCAGACCAAGTTGACCTGAAAAACTCAGTGACGATTGGTAGCTCAACACCGTTTCACACGGGCGAACTTAAAAAGCTAGAAAGCCTATTAAAGACGTTCCACCCATGGAGAAAGGGCCCTTACACGGTTCACGATATTCATATCGATACTGAATGGCGCAGTGACTGGAAATGGGATCGTGTGCTTCCACATATCTCTCCATTAAAAAACCGTTCGGTTCTCGATGTAGGTTGTGGCAATGGTTACCACATGTGGCGCATGCTGGGTGAAGGTGCTCGCTTAACGGTTGGTATCGATCCTTCTCACCTATTCTTGGTTCAGTTTGAAGCGATTCGTAAGTTGATGGGTGATGACCAACGAGCTCACCTTTTACCTCTAGGTATCGAGCAGCTGCCAAAGCTAGAAGCCTACGACACGGTATTCAGCATGGGCGTGCTTTACCATCGTCGTTCACCACTGGACCACTTGATTCAACTAAAAGACCAATTGCTGTCTGGCGGTGAACTGGTTCTTGAAACCTTGGTTATCGAAGGCGACGAAAATGCGGTACTGGTTCCTGTTGACCGTTACGCGCAAATGAGAAACGTCTACTTCTTCCCTTCAGCTCGCGCACTGAAACGCTGGCTAGAACAAGTTGGTTTTGAAGACGTACGAATCGTTGACGAAAATGTCACGACAACTGGTGAACAACGCACCACAGAATGGATGACACACAACTCTCTTCCAGATTACCTCGATCCGAACGATCCAAGTAAAACGGTTGAAGGTCACCCTGCACCGAGACGTGCGATTCTGGTAGCAACAAAACCATAGATTTACTGCCCACAAAGCAGTGGCATATTGAGTAAATAAAGCACAAGCCTATTAAGGCAGCACAACAATTGCTTGCATGGTCAAAAAGCCACCGTTAATTTCGCGGTGAACTTTGCTTCCTGAGCTCACGAATTGAACAAAAATTGACTTATGTTTAATAAGTGAGCTATTTCAAATAGCAATAATTGGCGTAGCGCTCACATTGCGATTCAATATGACCAGACTCTTACAATAGGATGCTTCACGCATCCTTTTTTGTGGGCTAAACTTCTAAATAGTCTGAACTATTCTCAAATTCTCAAAGGTTTTTTTTATGTTTAAGCGATTATCGTCTATTGTGGCGGTTGGTTTGCTCTCTGGTTGTACCCTCACGAACGGTGCTACCTACCACCAAGAAACTCTCGACGCAATTTCCCGCTCAGAGACAAACATCGCAAATAAGGTTCAAAATCTTGAACTGCAACTAAGCAATCAAAGTGACTATATTGAAAGCTTAGAAGACGAAATCACTACCCTTTCTAATCAATTAGATACCCATCTAACGAGCATGGAACACAAGGTTCTTGAAGAGCTAGAGGAAGAAGAACCTGTCGCTGTTGCCGTTGCTCCTATCGCTCCTACATCACAACCGACTATCCTTGGCGGCATCGAAAAAGTGTCTATCGACTCTATCAAGCAAAGCTTTGATGCACGTGTAGATACTGGCGCAACCACCTCTTCTTTAAACGCTGTCGATATCAAAGAATTCGAACGTAACGGTAAGAACTGGGTTAAATTTCACCTAGACGACAAAGCCCAAGCTGAAGAAGACCAGAAATGGATTGAAGCGCCTGTTGTACGTTATGTAAAAATCCGTCAATCAACCAATGATCAAGCAGAACGTCGAGCTGTGATCGAATTATGGGTGAAAGTTGGAAAAATCCATGAAAAAGCGCAATTTACATTGGCGGATCGCTCTCAAATGAGTCACCCTGTATTACTAGGGCGCGAATTTATCAAAGACATAGCGCTAGTAGATGTAAGTAAAAAGTACGTACAAACGGAAGTTAAATAACAATAGTAGGGTAAGCTATGACGTCAAGAATTCCATTTTATATCTCTATATTCCTGCTTATCGTGGCAGGTATAACACTGAGTATGTTCAGACATACGACCTACGGTGTACCTTGGACTCCAGGGGAAACCAGACAGGTTTGGGACGTTGAAGCTCGCATCGAGTTCAACGCAGTAGGCAAAGAAGCAAAAGTTTCCTTAGCAGCTCCTCATACTCAGTCTAACTACACACTTATCGGCGAAACGGCTTCATCGCCGGGTTACGGTATTTCTTACCTAAATACTGAGTCAGGTCGTCGTGCTGAGTGGTCTATTCGTTACGCAGATGGTCCTCAAACCATCTACTACAAGACACAATTCCTCGTAGACAACCAAGCTAAAGTGAACGATACACCACCAGAAGGTGAAGTGGTTCAACCAAGCTTCGACGGTCCGGAAGAAGCGGCGTCTCTTGCTCTGATTGATAGGGCAACAAAGCGTTCTGCAGACAATCTAACGTTCACTCGTGAGCTCATCAAAACGCTTAATGATCCAGACAGCCAAAACTCGGCGCTGATTCTGAACAACATGACCAAAGTGGAAGCGACACACAAGCTACTTTCAGCAGCGAAAATACACAACAAAGTGGTTGGTGTTATCGAGCTAGAAGATGGCCGTCGTCGCCAATCGATTCAGAACATGATTCAGATTTGGGATAACGATGAGTGGATTCTTTTCTCTCCTGAATCTAGCGAACAGCAAGTTCAACCAAACCTACTTATCTGGGACGAATCAAATGTGTCTCTGCTTGATGTTATGGGTGGTCAGAACAGTAAAGTTCACTTCTCTATGATTGCTCAAGAGGTTTCCCCGACTGAAGCAACCAACAGTAAAGTATCGGCTGACCAGCTATTAAACCTTTCAATTCACAGCCTACCGTTAGAAGAGCAGGCGATGTTTAAAACCATCATGCTGATTCCTATCGGTGCGCTTATTGTTGTGTTCTTACGTGTCATCATCGGTTTGAAAACGTCTGGTACCTTCATGCCAGTTCTGATTGCGGTGGCGTTTGTTCAAACACAGCTGGTAACGGGTATTGTGGGCTTCCTACTGATCGTTGGTACGGGTCTTATCATTCGAAGTTACTTGTCCAAACTCAACTTGCTACTGGTAGCCAGGATATCCGCCGTAATCATTACGGTAATCATGATTATCTCTGTGTTTACCGTGGTCGCGTTTAAAGTCGGTCTGACTGAAGGTCTGTCAATTACGTTCTTCCCAATGATCATCCTATCTTGGACTATCGAACGTATGTCTATCCTTTGGGAAGAAGAAGGCGCGAAAGAAGTAATGCTACAAGGTGGTGGTTCTCTATTCACTGCGGTTCTTGTTTACTTAGGCATGACTAACCCGTTCATTCAGCACTTAACGTTTAACTTTATTGGTTTACAGCTTGTTATTCTAGCGACCATCTTGCTACTAGGTAACTACACAGGATACCGTCTAACCGAGCTTCGTCGCTTTAAACCGCTAGCGGAGGACTAAGTTATGTTTGATCAGTTTACTTCACCGTTTAGGTTGAAAGACAAAGGCATAATGGGAATGAACAAGCGTAACCATAGTTATATTGGTCGCTACAATGATCGTTCCAAGTATCCACTCGTTGATGACAAGCTTAAGACGAAAATCATTGCTGAACAGGCTGGTGCTACTGTACCAAAACTGATTGGCGTGATTGGTCATCAAGCTGAAGTAAAAACAATCCACAAGATGGTAAAAGAGTGGCCGGGTTTCGTAATCAAGCCAGCTCAAGGCAGTGGTGGTAAAGGTATCCTTGTTGTGACTTCTCACAAGGACGGCGTTTACACCAAGCCATCAGGTTCGACTATCAATGAAGAAGACGTAGAGCGTCACATCAGTAACGCTCTCGCAGGTCTTTTCTCGCTCGGTGGTAAGAACGATGTTGCGGTAGTTGAAAACCTCATCAAGTTTGACGAGTGTTTTGACGGCTTCAGCTACGAGGGTGTTCCAGATGTACGAATCATTGTATTCAAGGGCTACCCTGTCATGGCGATGATGCGTCTATCGACTTCAGCTTCTGATGGTAAAGCTAACTTGCACCAAGGTGCTGTGGGCGTAGGTATTTGTATCGCTACGGGTAAAGCTGTTCGTGCGGTTCAGTTTGACCACCCAGTGACTCACCACCCAGATACGGGTAAAGAGTTGGCGCTACTACAAGTACCCCATTGGGAAAAGCTGCTGACACTTGCATCAAGTGCTTGGGAAATGACAGGCCTTGGCTACATGGGTACGGACATGGTTTTAGACCAAGAAGAAGGCCCAATGGTACTGGAACTAAACGC
This window contains:
- the ruvC gene encoding crossover junction endodeoxyribonuclease RuvC produces the protein MSIILGIDPGSRITGYGVIRQNGRHLYYLGSGCIRTSEKELPGRLKQIYAGVSEIITQFQPDVFAIEQVFMAKNADSALKLGQARGSAIVAAVNADLPVHEYAARLIKQAVTGNGGADKSMVQNMVMSMLKLPAKPQADAADALGVAITHANTNKTLVALAGKATGARKGRYR
- a CDS encoding ATP-dependent zinc protease family protein, which codes for MFKRLSSIVAVGLLSGCTLTNGATYHQETLDAISRSETNIANKVQNLELQLSNQSDYIESLEDEITTLSNQLDTHLTSMEHKVLEELEEEEPVAVAVAPIAPTSQPTILGGIEKVSIDSIKQSFDARVDTGATTSSLNAVDIKEFERNGKNWVKFHLDDKAQAEEDQKWIEAPVVRYVKIRQSTNDQAERRAVIELWVKVGKIHEKAQFTLADRSQMSHPVLLGREFIKDIALVDVSKKYVQTEVK
- a CDS encoding inactive transglutaminase family protein; this translates as MTSRIPFYISIFLLIVAGITLSMFRHTTYGVPWTPGETRQVWDVEARIEFNAVGKEAKVSLAAPHTQSNYTLIGETASSPGYGISYLNTESGRRAEWSIRYADGPQTIYYKTQFLVDNQAKVNDTPPEGEVVQPSFDGPEEAASLALIDRATKRSADNLTFTRELIKTLNDPDSQNSALILNNMTKVEATHKLLSAAKIHNKVVGVIELEDGRRRQSIQNMIQIWDNDEWILFSPESSEQQVQPNLLIWDESNVSLLDVMGGQNSKVHFSMIAQEVSPTEATNSKVSADQLLNLSIHSLPLEEQAMFKTIMLIPIGALIVVFLRVIIGLKTSGTFMPVLIAVAFVQTQLVTGIVGFLLIVGTGLIIRSYLSKLNLLLVARISAVIITVIMIISVFTVVAFKVGLTEGLSITFFPMIILSWTIERMSILWEEEGAKEVMLQGGGSLFTAVLVYLGMTNPFIQHLTFNFIGLQLVILATILLLGNYTGYRLTELRRFKPLAED
- a CDS encoding DUF72 domain-containing protein, with the protein product MTNGAKTMDTLPLRLGLTMWSHSEWQSQFYGKGTKPAERLEKYTQVFHTVEGNTTFYATPSMSTVHNWKAASHDDFRFTFKLPKFITHQQQLRHCQAELKEFLMTMSPLHDRIGQWTIQLPHSFEPSMLPALQKFCTLFPKDMQLGVEVRHLGFFDKGDAEKRFNQWLVEEGINRIIMDSRPVFSAPPTTEAVIDAHQKKPRVPVHAIATANNPMIRFIGHPDQEPNIEFFKPWFAKIPNWLNEGKQPYLMIHTPDNNHAPELAIAIYKRLQKQVSENTSLLLPDLAQFPAQKGNNQISMF
- the cmoA gene encoding carboxy-S-adenosyl-L-methionine synthase CmoA, which encodes MSNTDNIFSAPIDKIGDFTFDARVAEVFPDMIQRSVPGYSNIISAIGMLAERFVKPHSNIYDLGCSLGAATLSMRRHIQQEGCTIFAIDNSEAMVERCKLHVNAYRSDTPVEVIEADIREVEIKDASVVVLNFTLQFLSPDDRYALLEKIHAGLRPGGILILSEKYVFEDESSNELLIDLHHDFKRANGYSELEVSQKRSAIENVMRPDSIPVHRERFDKIGFSSSEVWFQCFNFGSMFAIK
- a CDS encoding alpha-L-glutamate ligase-like protein, translated to MFDQFTSPFRLKDKGIMGMNKRNHSYIGRYNDRSKYPLVDDKLKTKIIAEQAGATVPKLIGVIGHQAEVKTIHKMVKEWPGFVIKPAQGSGGKGILVVTSHKDGVYTKPSGSTINEEDVERHISNALAGLFSLGGKNDVAVVENLIKFDECFDGFSYEGVPDVRIIVFKGYPVMAMMRLSTSASDGKANLHQGAVGVGICIATGKAVRAVQFDHPVTHHPDTGKELALLQVPHWEKLLTLASSAWEMTGLGYMGTDMVLDQEEGPMVLELNARPGLAIQIANGAGLLPRLHHIENLGTPAEYPKPAERVAYAAKQFGVHGHGSEIFPS
- the cmoB gene encoding tRNA 5-methoxyuridine(34)/uridine 5-oxyacetic acid(34) synthase CmoB, coding for MFNFANFYQLIAQDTRLQPWLNVLPQQLTDWQNAEHGDFDRWLRALNKIPQGVPDQVDLKNSVTIGSSTPFHTGELKKLESLLKTFHPWRKGPYTVHDIHIDTEWRSDWKWDRVLPHISPLKNRSVLDVGCGNGYHMWRMLGEGARLTVGIDPSHLFLVQFEAIRKLMGDDQRAHLLPLGIEQLPKLEAYDTVFSMGVLYHRRSPLDHLIQLKDQLLSGGELVLETLVIEGDENAVLVPVDRYAQMRNVYFFPSARALKRWLEQVGFEDVRIVDENVTTTGEQRTTEWMTHNSLPDYLDPNDPSKTVEGHPAPRRAILVATKP
- the aspS gene encoding aspartate--tRNA ligase — its product is MRTHYCGNLNKSLAGQTVELCGWVNRRRDLGGLIFIDMRDREGIVQVVVDPDMKDIFPIANQLRNEFCIKFTGEVRVRPDSQVNKDMATGEVELYATGLEIINRSEALPLDFNQTNSEEQRLKYRYIDLRRPEMSDRIKLRARASSFVRRFLDENLFLDIETPVLTKATPEGARDYLVPSRVHKGSFYALPQSPQLFKQLLMMSGFDRYYQIVKCFRDEDLRADRQPEFTQIDIETSFMTSQEVRNVTEKLVHDMWKELLDVELGQFPVMPFSEAIRRFGSDKPDLRNPLELVDVADLVKDVEFKVFSGPANDEKGRVAVIRVPGGAKLTRKQIDGYAEHVNIYGAKGLAWMKVNDRAAGMEGIQSPVAKFLSEDVINGILDRTQAESGDIILFGADKAGIVAEAMGALRLKLGTDLELTDTSAWAPLWVVDFPMFEEDGEGNLHAMHHPFTSPLGVNAEELKANPAAANSDAYDMVINGYEVGGGSVRIHNAEMQTAVFGILGIEAQEQQEKFGFLLEALKYGTPPHAGLAFGLDRLAMLLCGTENIRDVIAFPKTTAAACLLTDAPSLANPASLEELAIAVKLAEKKEQA
- a CDS encoding methyl-accepting chemotaxis protein; its protein translation is MNPIKLWRVLFLPKSNGWGNNEVRQADILLLFTFIAFFVGVYSLIKWTKHEEQLLIATSVFLIVFELISALLLRVTSKPSLALNFGFVGMAVHALNIIYQSGGVVASTQAYWVPLLVVAFFLSGTRIVALVWSGLVIGVSLVMTSAHLNGFAFPLLELTPDAVVVETWSGVIMPLVVICIAQAFTAKQKEVAIEMAEDAISESQHVANQATQSEGRLSIVLDQANSNSESLQGVSVHLDQQSQDLHAQVEVLNINCESQASAAEQMSQQLHQMTQGIEESNSFVGELKERSEAVGTKAQKSSESLEASTSAISQIIQSNQEIMKVADLITSVAEQTNLLALNAAIEAARAGEQGRGFAVVADQVRELSAKSSHSAIEIRTLLDRSKEEVEHGRAIIETTANEMNGIISEVQTISTDVNQLTNIMAMQMSSLKELDLASSEVAQSVAETKSVSSLVANYGSELTGHVTSVKELVESLNSVVSQAKQA